In the genome of Punica granatum isolate Tunisia-2019 unplaced genomic scaffold, ASM765513v2 Contig00012, whole genome shotgun sequence, one region contains:
- the LOC116189761 gene encoding uncharacterized protein LOC116189761 yields the protein MEKVIPIWFLLSDALFTVGGTAKMSAAFWYPVNGNPWHGSGHFFFNCDWVSMDISSGKSLLTKTASSGSSWDAAGFVKTVHMLQMVRRDAQFTVGGAAEMFAAFWYPVNGNPWHGSGHFSINYDWVSMDISSGKSLLTKIASLGSLWDAASAFSLLFSVISLCLSVFIAYRIFGPKSAQYMPMEISLG from the exons ATGGAGAAAGTCATTCCAATCTGGTTTTTATTATCG GATGCACTGTTCACGGTTGGTGGAACAGCCAAAATGTCCGCAGCATTCTGGTACCCTGTTAATGGAAACCCATGGCATGGATCGGGCCACTTTTTCTTCAACTGCGACTGGGTCTCAATGGACATATCCTCTGGCAAGTCACTCCTCACAAAGACTGCCTCGTCGGGTAGTTCATGGGATGCTGCAG GTTTTGTTAAGACGGTCCATATGCTTCAAATGGTCAGAAGG GATGCACAGTTCACGGTTGGTGGAGCGGCTGAAATGTTCGCAGCATTCTGGTACCCTGTTAATGGAAACCCATGGCATGGATCGGGCCACTTCTCCATCAACTACGACTGGGTCTCAATGGACATATCCTCTGGTAAGTCACTACTCACAAAGATCGCCTCGTTGGGTAGTTTGTGGGATGCTGCAAGTGCTTTCTCTCTACTATTCTCGGTGATATCCCTGTGCCTATCTGTTTTCATAGCCTATCGGATTTTCGGACCCAAGTCCGCTCAATATATGCCCATGGAGATATCTCTAGGGTAG